CGAGGTGGCTGAAAAACTCGTCACGCCGGGTGACGTCGTCGCCAAGGGCGCCGAATAGGTTATGGAAGAGGTTGTAGAGCGATAAATTTCATAAACGATTTGGCCGGTTGACGTTACATCATCGGTTGCCGGGTTCCACGCGAGATCAATCTGATTCGAGTTTATGGCGGTCGCGCTTACGAGGCCGGAAAAACTGGGAGGGGTTGTATCGCTGCTGGACAAAAATGTTGTCGCGCTTTTCTGCGCGCTATTCGTATCGCAATTCCCTTTTCCGTCGCAGGCTCGTACGGCAAAGAAATAGGTCGTTTCCGGAGACAGACCATTGGCGGGATAGCTGGTCGCTCCTAACGATGTTGTGGCCCACGGATTGGCGAAGCTGATCGTCGACGTCAGAGAGAGGAAGATCTTGTAGGCGATGCCGCTCTGAGATGTGACGTTGTCCGAAGCGGCTGCCCAAGTGAGAACAATTTGGTTCTGCCCTGTGGAGGTCGCGCTAACAATTCCGCTGAAGGTCGGTGGGATGGAATCGGACGGAGCGACATAGGTGAAAGCGCTCCGGACGACGGTGTTGCCGTCCCGATTTCCCTCCGCGTCTCGTGCACGAACGGAAAAATAGTACGTTGTGCTGCCGTTTAATCCCTTGACCTGCACAAAAGTCGTTCCGGGGGGTGTGGTAAACGTCGGCGCCGAATAATTTATCGGCAATGATGTGGATTGGTAGACGTCATAGACGATCGACGAGGAAGAGGTGGCATCGTCCGTGGCTGCACTCCACCAGATGTTGATCGTATCCCAGCTGACCGTCGCGGCGTTGTAAATACCGGAAAATATCGGAACGGCGGGGTCACTGAGCAAAACACTTTCCATGATCGATGATCCACCGTCAATCTCGTCGCCGGATTTTCTATCCGCGCCTGGCCCCTGTCCGCAACCGATCCATAATACAGCCAGGAACAGCTGAAGGGAGGAGCAGGCGGAGTTCTTCCTCCGCCTGCTTGTGCCAGGGTGGCTCATCTTTTCCCCGTATCCATTACGGCAACGTGATGAGCCTCAGCTGTTTGAGCGACTCATCGGTAAAGCTCACGTACTTTTTGTTTGTGGCCGGATCGATGACGAGCGAGTTGGATTTTCCAACAGTGCCAGTGCCTGCGAGCAACTGATTTGTATAATTTCCAGATGTGCCGCTGACCAATTGGAGGTCTCCCGGTCCATAGTTAAAGACGCTCATGAATGCCGCGCCGTTGGAATCGAGCGAAAGGGACCCAAGGAACGTTATCGCATTGATGTTCGGAACCAACTCTTTCGACCAGTTTCCCAATGCGTCGGCGCGAGCCGCGTACAAACCTTCATCCGGTTTGAAGAAAACCTGCGGCCTATTGGATGAATCAAAAACAAGCGCCGTTGAACCTCCAATATTGTAATGGAGAGTGCTGATCTTCCATACGCCATTGGAACGGTAGGCATAACGAACCTGTTTGGTGTAACCAATAATGTAGTACGTGTAGGTAACCGCGACATTTCCCAGATTGTCCACAGCTATGGAAGGATTGCCTTCATAGCGAGTTCCACCCGCAACGTTGCTGTCATCCACGGCGGAGGTCGTCCAGCCCGTTCCCGAGTTTTCCGCCAAGTATATGAGCGCTCCACCTGGTGCAGAAGCTAGGTACGAAATGTATTTCTTCCCATTGGGTCCCATAGCCACCAATGGAGCTCCTGTATCAAAATCCAACGATTCCGTTTTCCACGACAAACCATCGGAAGAAACAACCCAGAGGTGACCGTTATTCGTGCCGCTTTCCCAAGTATTTGAAAAAGCGATGGTGGGATGGCCCGCGCTGTCAAATTTCATATTCATGGAGCTTGGGCCATAGTCCCCACCTTTGAAACCGAGCGATTGAATCTCCCACGTACTTCCATTGAGACAGCCGTACTTCAATTCGGACTGGCCCTTGATTATATAATTGAAAAAGCTAACACAAAGCTGCTTTGTGACCGGGTTCATCGCCATCGCTTGAGGTAACACGTAACTTCCCAAGGCGATTACACTGCTCGGCAAATCTTGCGGAGCGACAGGGGTCGGCGTCGGATCAGCTTTGGGAGGTTTACCTCCTTTGAGCGCAGAAGAATCAAGAGAAGAATCAAGTGAAGTATCGGTGCTTCCACTTTCGTTGCTGGTTGAAACGTTGTTAGACCCGCAGCCGATAACCAGAAATAAGATCGCGATGAGCCAGTTCATGAGGTCTCCTTTCAGATTCTTCCATGGTTCAAGGCAGAATTCGTGCCGAGGATCTAACCATTTGAAAGTAATATGTTTTTCCTATTCGATGGAAACGGAAAGCCCAGTCTCGGCCTCTCCGCTTTGCAATTCTTGCGTCGAAAATCTAAAAACTCTTTTTAATTCAATGGATTAATCAAGGTTGGTCAAACAAGACAATTCGCAAAAATGCGAAAAAGGGCTTTGGTAACTGATTAATTTTATTTGTAAATGGGAGTATAATTCAATTATTGAATTCGTTTCAAAATCCTACCCCTTACTCCTTAGTTCGTGAGATTCCAGGCAAACACCGGGCAAAGGTGTTTGAAGCGCTGGATCCTCAGAATCACAAAGAATGCATCCTTAAAATGGTTCCCAAAGATCTTTTGTCTCCCGCGGATGTCGTGGGACTGCGCAAAGAGTTTGAATATCTTTCTAAATTTCGCCATCCCAACCTGGTCCAAGTCCTTGACTTCGGCGAGAGCGATTCTTGGACATGGCTTGTCAGTGAAAAGGTGGAGGGGCTTCCTTTACGTGAACTAACGGCGACTGTTCCGGAGTCGGAGCTTATTTCATGGGGAGCGGTTCTTCTCGACACGCTAGCGTTTCTTCATGACCGCGGGATCGTTCATCACGATATCAAGCCTTCCAACATTTTGATTGGTCTTCAAAAAAAGCCGGAAACCTTGAAACTGATCGACCTTGGACTTGCTACCCGTCACTATGTCCGTGGACGCAAAGAAGGGATACGCGGAACGCGGGGGTATTTTGCGCCGGAACTTCTCACGGCAGGTAGCGTCGACCATCGAATTGACTTATACGCCCTGGGAATCACTCTTCAAAGGTTGCTCCGCGGCGAGCCGAGTTCACGTTTTCGTTTTTGGCTGAGAAAGATCTGCCAGGAAAATCCCGAAGAGAGGTTTCCCCACGCACAGGTTGCCAAGGCTGTTCTCCTCAAGAAAAAGGACCGGGAGGTTACGTTAGAGCCGTATCTTCTCGACTCGCTACCGTGGGCAAGATGCCGGTCTTTATGGAAGCGTGTATCCAGTGAATGTAAGACGTTTCATTCTAAATGCTTTCTTCTGCGTGGAGAGGAAAGCGAACTTTCGCAGTTCCAAAGCGCTCTTCGCGCCGAGCTCGTGAGGGACGGCGTGGAGGTGAAGGTCGCCCGGTCGCCAGAGGAGATCGACTGGAAATGGCCTTTCCAAAAAGCCGCTCAGGCTGCCATCATCATATATAGAGGCGGCGACTTTCTTTCTCCGCTTGAAGAGTGGCTCAAAGAAGTGTCCGTCCGGACCGAAGGGAAAGTAAACATCGTCTGGCTGGAGCCAAACTGGACCACATTTTCCCCAGGCCAGGATTGGAACCTATTTCATCTCGGTCCGTTGAGCCAGGACGAGCTGAAAGGGCTCTTGGATGAACTTCATCCCGAACTCTCGTTGGAACCGCAACTGATCGCCGACTTGTACAGCAAAACCGGAGGGGAAACGACGGTACTGCGGGAAGTGCTTCAGCGACTTTTGCAAACCCATCCTTCGCTGGAAGTTTTTCGCCAAAAGCTCATTTCGGATATCACAACCGGAGAACCGATCTCCGGTACAAGCCAGCCCACTTCCTCGGGAGTCAAAGACGAACTTTTTCAAATCGTGCTCTGGGGAGAAAGGGCCCTCCCGACGCAATGGTTTTATGATGCAGAGGACCGCCTTTCAAATTGGATTCAGTCCGGTATCGCCTATGTATACGAACAAAAGGGGATCTCTTTTTTAAAGGCTCTCGTTCGACCGGCGGACGATGCCCCGCTTCGTCCCACTCAAATCGCATGGCTGGAAGAGAAACTTTCCGGCCCTTATTCGCTTTCTTCCGATCTTTTGGGGCTTACAACCTCCCTTTCACTTCGCGCAGGCCTGCATCCGGTTTCCGCGCGGGCCGGAGGGCGCCTTATCCGAAAATTTTTGCGAGAGCGGAAGTTTGAACAAGCTTTGGCCTGGCTGGATGAGTTGAAAGATGTTTTTCGCGCCGCACCCCAATTCCTTCGGACACGCCTTCGTCTGCTCGTTGAAATCGGCCGCGTCGAGGACGCAAAATCACTTGCCCAGTCGATTTCACCCCGCGAGATTCCGAAAAAGTTGGCGGATCGCCTCGCTTTTTTGGAGGGGAGGTATGCGGAATGCGCCCCCTCTCCAGAAGTGTTGATTCGAATGGGGCGCTTTAAAGAAGCGTACGAGGAAGCGGGGCAAAAACTCGCGCGGGCCTTTGTTCCAAAAAGGAAAAAGGCCGAATATGAACGGCGGGCGGGGCTCGCCGCTTACTATTGTGAGGATCTGGATGCGGCTCTGTCGCACTTTTCCCTTTCACGTTTGCTCTGGCGCCGACTCAATGACATCGCCGGGTATACTCCTACACTCAATCAACTGGGGATGGTTTATGCACGCATGGGGAGAATCAAGAACGCCCTGCGTTGCTATCGCCATGCGGCTTGGCTTTCCGCCCAACAAGGGGACCGACGCCGGAGCTTAAATTACCTGCTCAACCTCGCCATTTTGCAGGTTCAGACCGGGGATCTGGAAGCCGCCGTCCGGAATTTTGAAAAAGGGAGGACGGCCTTCCGTCTCCTTGGACTCCCTTCGGAACAAATCATCTGGACACAAAATCTCGCCAATCTTTGGTTGCGGATCGGAGCCGTGGATAAAGGGGCGAGGTTGGTGCGCGAGAGCGATTCATTGGTATTTCAACATGGGACCCCAGATCAGAAAATTTATCAGAACGTTTTACGGGCCGACATTTATTCCCTGCGAGGAGATCTGAAATCTTTTCTTTCGCAGGTAGAGGCCTTGCCAAGAGAAGCTCCTCCTCCGCGTTTCGCTTCGGCCATCCAGAATCTTCTGGCTGAATCGACTTATCTGCAGGGAAACCTTTCTCGCGCCATTGAGCTCCTGCCGCGCGACGCAGCCAATTTGTTTCACTCTATTCTTCTGCGTAGCGAGTGGGAATGGAAAGAGAAGCTCATTGACCACAAGGAACTGGCCAAGCGGTATCGAGAAGGAAAGGAGGAGGTCGGAAAAGCGAAAGATTGTTTTTACGAACTCATGCGTCTTCGCTTTTTGGGGCTCATTCACCAAGCCAGACCCAAGAACGCTTCTCCAGATGATCTTTCTCGCGAAGTTGAAACGCTCATCCAGCAAATCGAAAAGCGGATGCCGCCTCAAATTTTGGGTCCGCTTCGAAATCAGATCGATCGATGGTTCGTGACGGAAGACAAAACCGTTTTAGAGCAAACCAAAGCTGGGGACGAACGAAGCGTTTCGGAGCTACGGAATGAAGAGCGCACAGCGCTTCGAATGTTTCTCAAGATTTCGCATTCCGTCGCCGAATGGGCCGTTCCCGATCAGGTAATACGCGCCATGCTCCTAGAAATGATCCGACTTTCCCGGGCGGCCCGCGGAGGGGTTATTCTGAAGAAGGATGACCAACTTGAGTCCGGCCAGTTTATCGGCCAGAAGTGGGAAAAGGAAATCGATCTCCCGCTCGAACTTTCACGGTCCGTTGCAAAACGAGCCATGGAACAAAACCAGACCATTTTGCTTCACGATGCTCGCGAGTACACTTCCTCCGGCCAATTCGGCGCCTCGCTCTCCTCGCATGACCTCCGTGGAATCCTCTGCATCCCTCTTCGTTGCAGGGGAGAAAACTTTGGTGCCATCTACTTGGATGATCCGAATCAGCCTTTTGCCCTTTCGGCGGATGATCTCGAATTGCTACAGGGGATCACCGACCAAGCCGCCGTAACGCTTCATTCAACCATGCTCATGGAGCAAATCCAGAAGGAACAGAAAAGGATCCAAAATTTAAACGAATCGTTGGAAGAAATGACCTTGCGTTTGAAGCAGCGGATCTCGCATTTGGAAGAGATGAGAACCCCTTACGGATCTTCCAAATGGGAGCCGTTTGGAATCGTGGGAGCGAGCGAAGCGATGCGGCTTGTTCTTCAGGCATCTGAGAAAGCGGCGTTAAGCTCCAGCCGGATTCTGATCTGGGGTGAAACGGGAACGGAAAAAGAAGCCCTCGCGAAAGGGATTGTCGCCATGAGCGACCGTGCCCAGAAACCGCTGGTGGTCATTGACTGCGCCGCAATCCCTTCGGCCCTTTTTGAAGGAGAGCTTTTCGGTTATGAGCCTGGGGCGTTTACAGGAGCGACTTCACCCCGAACCGGCCTTCTTCGCTCGGCTAAAGACGGGACGCTTCTCCTGCAAGGGATCCAAGCCTTGTCCTCTCCGGTGCAAGTAAAACTTTTGCGCGTACTTCAGGAGAACAAGACGCGCCCCCTTGGGGGGGAAGCGGAATATGAGGTGCTGGGGAGGTGGATTGCCACTGTGGACCAGAATCCCAAGGAGCTGATCCAAAAAGGTACGCTGCGGGAAGATCTCTATTTTCGATTGGCCGCATTTGAAATTCTCATCCCCCCTTTGCGGGAGCGGAAAGACGACCTCCCTTATTTGGTTCGGCACCTCCTCCGGGACGTTGCGCAGCGGGAGGGGAGGGCCCCCAAACGGATCAGCCGGGCGGTTCTGCACCGCTTTTCTCAATATCCTTGGCCGGGGAATATTCAAGAGCTGGCAAACGAGTTGGAGCGGGCGTCGCTCACCTCCGAAGGGGATCTGATTGACCTCCCGGACCTGTCACCCCCTCTCCAAACGTGGATTCCGGCTCAAGAACCGGCAATGAAGCACAAGCGGGCCTTTCCCAAACTTCGAGGGACGATTGAAAAAAAGATCATCCAAAAAGCGATCCAGCAAGCGAAAGGAAATTATCGACTGGCGGCGGAGCGACTTTCCATTTCGCTTGCCACCTTCTATCGGAAGCTTGCGAAATACGAGATTCAATAAGCGGAGTTTGGGAAAAGAACGAAGCCGTTATCTGTTGCGATAAAGATTCCGCCGTTCGGAGATAAAGCGAAGGAGTTAATTCTTAAACTCGGGAGTCCGTCCGCAACCAAGTAATTCTTAAATAGAGGAGCTCCCGACATATCGAGCGTCATGTGACTCATTCCGTACGTCGTCCCGATCCAGATTCCGCCCTTGCCGTCGTCGGCCAATGCTGAAATCTGGAAAAAGGAAAGGCCATCCTGCATGGTGAACGTTTTGAATTGCGCGATGCCATTCTCAAACGCAAGTCGCACCAGACCTCTGCTCCATGTGCCGATCCAGACCGTCCCCTCCTTTGTTACGAGCAAGCTTGTCAGACCAAAGCGCTCGTCTGGCATCCCATCGGACGTGGTGTATACACGTGTCTCCAATCCTCCGCTGCTGTTCCAGGAGAAATGCGTCAGGCTTCCGTCGTATGTACCGATCCAAAGGTCGTCTTGGAGACCTCTCGCCAGGGAAAAAATACGGTTGTCAGAAAGAGGGCTGTTCTGTGTGTCAAAATTTGAAAATGTGGTTTCGCCGTTGGCGTATATGCCATGGCTTAAGCCCGCGGACGTGCCGATCCAGACTCCTCCCAGTGCATCTTCAACGATCGTCGTAATATCGTTGCTCGGAAG
The DNA window shown above is from Bdellovibrionota bacterium and carries:
- a CDS encoding sigma 54-interacting transcriptional regulator, yielding MFEALDPQNHKECILKMVPKDLLSPADVVGLRKEFEYLSKFRHPNLVQVLDFGESDSWTWLVSEKVEGLPLRELTATVPESELISWGAVLLDTLAFLHDRGIVHHDIKPSNILIGLQKKPETLKLIDLGLATRHYVRGRKEGIRGTRGYFAPELLTAGSVDHRIDLYALGITLQRLLRGEPSSRFRFWLRKICQENPEERFPHAQVAKAVLLKKKDREVTLEPYLLDSLPWARCRSLWKRVSSECKTFHSKCFLLRGEESELSQFQSALRAELVRDGVEVKVARSPEEIDWKWPFQKAAQAAIIIYRGGDFLSPLEEWLKEVSVRTEGKVNIVWLEPNWTTFSPGQDWNLFHLGPLSQDELKGLLDELHPELSLEPQLIADLYSKTGGETTVLREVLQRLLQTHPSLEVFRQKLISDITTGEPISGTSQPTSSGVKDELFQIVLWGERALPTQWFYDAEDRLSNWIQSGIAYVYEQKGISFLKALVRPADDAPLRPTQIAWLEEKLSGPYSLSSDLLGLTTSLSLRAGLHPVSARAGGRLIRKFLRERKFEQALAWLDELKDVFRAAPQFLRTRLRLLVEIGRVEDAKSLAQSISPREIPKKLADRLAFLEGRYAECAPSPEVLIRMGRFKEAYEEAGQKLARAFVPKRKKAEYERRAGLAAYYCEDLDAALSHFSLSRLLWRRLNDIAGYTPTLNQLGMVYARMGRIKNALRCYRHAAWLSAQQGDRRRSLNYLLNLAILQVQTGDLEAAVRNFEKGRTAFRLLGLPSEQIIWTQNLANLWLRIGAVDKGARLVRESDSLVFQHGTPDQKIYQNVLRADIYSLRGDLKSFLSQVEALPREAPPPRFASAIQNLLAESTYLQGNLSRAIELLPRDAANLFHSILLRSEWEWKEKLIDHKELAKRYREGKEEVGKAKDCFYELMRLRFLGLIHQARPKNASPDDLSREVETLIQQIEKRMPPQILGPLRNQIDRWFVTEDKTVLEQTKAGDERSVSELRNEERTALRMFLKISHSVAEWAVPDQVIRAMLLEMIRLSRAARGGVILKKDDQLESGQFIGQKWEKEIDLPLELSRSVAKRAMEQNQTILLHDAREYTSSGQFGASLSSHDLRGILCIPLRCRGENFGAIYLDDPNQPFALSADDLELLQGITDQAAVTLHSTMLMEQIQKEQKRIQNLNESLEEMTLRLKQRISHLEEMRTPYGSSKWEPFGIVGASEAMRLVLQASEKAALSSSRILIWGETGTEKEALAKGIVAMSDRAQKPLVVIDCAAIPSALFEGELFGYEPGAFTGATSPRTGLLRSAKDGTLLLQGIQALSSPVQVKLLRVLQENKTRPLGGEAEYEVLGRWIATVDQNPKELIQKGTLREDLYFRLAAFEILIPPLRERKDDLPYLVRHLLRDVAQREGRAPKRISRAVLHRFSQYPWPGNIQELANELERASLTSEGDLIDLPDLSPPLQTWIPAQEPAMKHKRAFPKLRGTIEKKIIQKAIQQAKGNYRLAAERLSISLATFYRKLAKYEIQ